One region of Takifugu flavidus isolate HTHZ2018 chromosome 14, ASM371156v2, whole genome shotgun sequence genomic DNA includes:
- the LOC130537917 gene encoding glucose-dependent insulinotropic receptor: MSHLSIEEGSDPSDTGCLEADTHTCPSQVRPGVMAVILSAASGLIISTNLLVAAAVLKMLLKKSSQSWCFVLNLALADFLVGVAITGLAVEDFSMDGDTQKLRRLVSADPSVHSASPEGKFRCLMRMVLVMSPCTASMMSMFFISLDRYAAIKMPLRYSQLCGKGTTAGSLLVLWVSSLMIGFLPVMVQQLQTDSYNGFCSLFAVIRKVCMVIFSMCFFPVLSVFVYIYLDILKIACSHHKQIGLIRRVGSRTTDQRAGPRGHHHQQPRSCFWNHAKALRTVALLVGCFLVLWCPFFVVGMVELLCSGCRLTNVLQNYLWLLGLSNSMINPLVYAFWQKEVRLQLAAMFSCFTGRLLAAGTPSVAERRILPSVVAVAFCVPNDAHIAGSFFVPTYEQGQRSRGATTDQHQLSKGRGTRRQQEPPEQ; the protein is encoded by the exons ATGTCACACTTGAGCATTGAGGAGGGTTCTGATCCCTCCGACACTGGCTGCCTGGAGGCCGATACACACACATGTCCGAGTCAGGTGAGACCCGGCGTGATGGCCGTGATCCTGAGCGCCGCCTCTGGCCTCATCATCTCCACCAACCTGCTGGTGGCGGCCGCAGTGCTGAAGATGCTCCTCAAGAAGAGCAGCCAGAGCTGGTGCTTTGTCCTCAACCTGGCTCTGGCCGACTTcttggtgggcgtggccatcaCCGGTCTGGCTGTAGAGGACTTCAGCATGGACGGTGACACTCAGAAGCTCCGCAGACTCGTCAGCGCTGATCCGTCAGTACACTCCGCTTCTCCCGAGGGGAAATTTCGCTGTCTGATGCGGATGGTTTTGGTGATGTCTCCCTGCACAGCCTCCATGATGTCTATGTTCTTCATCTCGCTGGACCGCTACGCAGCCATCAAGATGCCCCTCAGGTACTCTCAGCTGTGTGGGAAGGGAACGACGGCGGGGTCGCTGCTGGTTCTCTGGGTCAGCTCCCTGATGATCGGATTCTTACCAG TCatggtgcagcagctgcagaccgACAGCTACAACGGCTTCTGCTCCCTTTTCGCCGTCATCCGGAAGGTGTGCATGGTGATCTTCAGCATGTGCTTCTTCCCAGTGCTGTCTGTGTTCGTCTACATCTATCTGGACATCCTGAAGATCGCATGCAGCCACCACAAGCAGATTGGTCTGATTAGACGAGTTGGTTCCAGGACAACGGACCAGCGTGCCGGCCCGCGAggtcaccaccatcagcagccgAGGAGCTGCTTCTGGAACCACGCTAAAGCCCTGCGGACGGTGGCGTTGCTGGTCGGCTGCTTCTTGGTCCTCTGGTGTCCTTTCTTCGTGGTGGGGATGGTGGAGCTCCTGTGCAGTGGCTGCAGACTCACCAACGTGTTGCAGAATTATCTCTGGCTTCTGGGACTCTCCAACTCCATGATCAACCCCCTGGTGTACGCCTTCTGGCAGAAGGAGGTGCGGTTACAGTTGGCAGCCATGTTCTCCTGCTTCACAGGCAGATTGTTGGCTGCCGGGACTCCAAGTGTCGCCGAAAGACGCATCCTTCCTTCTGTGGTCGCGGTTGCTTTTTGCGTTCCAAATGACGCGCACATCGCTGGCAGCTTCTTTGTACCCACTTAtgagcagggtcaaaggtcgcgcGGTGCCACCACCGACCAACACCAACTTTCAAAAGGAAGAGGGACCAGAAGGCAGCAGGAGCCCCCAGAACAGTAA